Sequence from the Fragaria vesca subsp. vesca linkage group LG4, FraVesHawaii_1.0, whole genome shotgun sequence genome:
ATGCAGACAGTTGTTGAAGAAAAAGATACAGGAGGGCCGCTGTGATAGTGATGGTGATGAGAAAGTCAACTATGACAAGCCAAAATCTATGTTCATTCCTGACAGGGAAAGGGTACGCAAGGTAAAAAGTCAAAAGAGGATTTACTGATTTTTGTGTGTGTGGTAATTTAATACTAGTTATTCAAGCCTAAATTTTCTTAAACTTCTTAAGTTTAACACATATTGTTCATTTTTGAAGTGGTTCATTAAAGAAGATGTGGAGTTTATCGTGGCTCCTTATGAAGCCGATGCTCAATTAACATATCTCGCAATCAAGGGTAAAATAGACGCGGTTATCACAGAGGACACGGACCTTATTCCATTTGGTTGTCCGCGTGTGAGTTAATTTATACATAATTATAACATTTTTTTTTTACTATGACGTGTTATATCTCCTATTGTTATATTTTCTTCACCAAATTCATTTAAGGTTTATTTCATTTTATTTTTCAGGTTATCTTTAAATTAGACGCAGATACTCTTACGTGTCAAGATTATGCATTTAATCGTTTAAAATACCATAAGAAATACAGAACATTTATCCAAAAGATGCTTCTAGAGATGTGCATTATCATTGGCTGTGATTACCTACCGAATTTAGAAGGCACAGGCAAATCGAGAGCTAGCGACGCTGTACTGAAACGGCCATCTTACATCGATTTAATTCCCTATTATGAAAACCCTCTCAAGCTTAGAATTGGGGCAGAGAAGTATGAAACATGCAAGGAGGTTATTCTAAAAGAATTCCAGAAAGCAATTAAAGCTTACACTTATCAACAAGTTTATGATCCCGATTCTCATACTTGTGAGCGCTTATCTCATATGGATTTAAAATACAATCTCCTTCGTGAAGATGCAGATAAGATTCTGGGACCATGTTTAAAGGACGAAGCTGTTCATATTATTGCAACAGGAATTAAATCTTCTGAGATCGAGAAAACTTATATAGTAGAAAACACCAGTGACAAAAGAGCTGGAGCCAAAAGGAAGCCTAGTCCGTTTATCACAGGTCATTTCAAACGTCTTGATGATTCTATTGATGGCAAACGTAGAAATAGGGAGAGTTAAGAACAGTGAAGCATTTGTATTAGTTTCATCATTCTATAATTTCTTTTATTATTTTTCTTATGTTTATCTTTCCATTCTGAAAATAACTAATGTATTTTTGGCTTTTCTTCTCTACTCCTAGCCTCTTTTCGTAGGAGAGGTCAAAAACCATCTATTTCTTTATTTTCTGGTTTCATCTATACTTTTTCTCTCTTCGTAGTTACATTAGAGAGGGGAATTGAATTCTATGTTCTATATGTGATGACGGATGAATCCAACATCTCTAGACACATGAAATTCCCCTCTCCTCCGGTAGCAATCTCAATCTATACATCACCGTAGACATAAATCGAGGGAGTGTTGATATCACAAGAATTTTTAATCCAATTCAGAGTGACTTGATTTTTTAAAAGTGTCGTGAGAATACAAAAATAAGAAAAAAATATCGTGTTTGGTAAATTATGAGAGAAAGTGTTTCTGAAATAACAGATAATTTATTATTATCAAATCTTTTTTTTTGAAAGACAGAGCACCTAGTCTAGCTAGGTGACTCGCAATTATTATTGTTAAGAAGTTTTGTGTATTTTATTCATTTATGCCTATTGTCAATTTATTTACTTTTTGCTATTTATAGTTTTCTTTATTTTGTTATGTACTTTCTGTTACGCTAAAGCGGCCAACGGGCCCCGAAGGTGCCACACACACGGGTCCATAAATGCTAATAATGTCCCTAGTTTAGCCACCCGGATACGAAACAGGTATGTGGTTTTACACAAAAGGCCTCGACATTAGTGTGTGTGGTACCATTCCTTATAACCTAAAGATAACTCTTCACGTTTCTGATGTGGATTCCAAAATGCTCTAATCCAAGCCACACTTTTTTCCAACACTTTCATTTAGTAATCATTTAAATGTTTATTGTTATTCATTCGGGCTAGTAGCCCTATATTTCGAATATATGAATTTCGAATGTCATATTCTTGAACCAGACGTTCACATTACTATATAGTAGAACCCGAAGTTCTAACAACAGAAACTCAAACCCGAAGCTTTGAGCATGATATATAATTTCATTAAAAGTGAACTTGAAGTTCATTTGAGTTACTCGAGCTTGAAGCTTTGAGCACCAAATTTATTGAATTCGAATTTCAACAAACGAGATTTGAGAACATGCAGTTCTTACATTACGATTTGAACCTGAAGCTTCAATTTCACATATGATTGATTGCTCGAGAAGAGCACATATTATTCTCTCTTTGCATTATGTGCCTCCAATATGGTTTTAGATCAAAATGATATAAAATCTATACTGTGTTAAATCTATAGTTAATTGAGGTATATAATATCGTGAACCAGAAGTTTATTGAAAAACCGGACATGACTAGCTAGGTCATATTTTACCTACAGTGTTGCTTGCAGTCAGTAACAAGTCTTGATCACCACTAGCCGTACTCATAGAAAATTACTTATATATATGTCACATATTTTTTGAGTTGTCACTTTAATGAGACACTCTTCATGTCATGAGGGGGCGTAAGATTGTTCCTAAAAAATAATGTAAATTGATGTGAGTTGTGTATCCATCGTCTCATTTTGGTTTAAAGAAATATCTCAGCAAATGAGTTGATAAAAGATCTAGACAAAAGCATGTGTACCACATTTCATTATGCATGTCGACAAAACATATTATTAGCCAAATTGGGAAAAAACAATTCCAATGAAACTGAATATATGAAACGTGATGATATGCTTAGACCTTTAACCCTACATGATACAAAAAGGTATTAATCACAGTGAAATTAAATCAGTATAGCACAATGTCTACAAGACACATGGGAATTATCTATATATTTCCTTATACGTAACAATTTTCTGTAATTTTCTGTAAGTACAGTGTTACATATAGTTGTTATTAACGAGAGACTTACGACATTTGTGATCGTATATTATGAGGATCATAAAAGACATGTTGCTAAAAGCAAATTCCTAAATGTGAAGTGTCATTACAAGTGTATAGTTTGTCAAATTCTTAAAGGATTCAAGTACATGAATGATTCTAATGAAATTCGATCTATGAATACTTGAGAGAGCCTAAATCTATTAAAGTTAGCTCATATATACTCATTCCGTTATAACTAACGTGGTAGAAATTCCCTCAATTAGTACTATGATCGGACTACACAATCAAATTCGAATTATGATCATTATGTTGCTACATATTCCAACTTTCGAAGTTATAAATTATTTAGAGCTGTTGAAGAGCTTATATGAGATGTATCAATACACAAAGATATTGATGTGTATGGCTAGATACGCCATGAGATATTTCAATGTTTTAATACAATTTGCTTATGTTGTCTCGCTATTACTTAGTGTATGAATTTGATCATATGACAAAATGAGGTAAGACGTATTAAAAATCGTCTAGCTCTGTTAGTATTGTTTTAACTTAATTTGCAGATTTGAAATTTCATGATGAGCCTCTATATGCAAACCACGCATGGTGTCACTTTAGTGATGAACAATCAAACCGTTATTTACCGCGCATGAAGCTTCAATACTCAGGGGAGGTTCTCATCAAAAGGAGCATCCAGAAGTATGCTATCTAAGACATATGCTCGTTGTACTCTTATTCTCATTCGACCAGAGTTATTTTTCTCCCACATAGTTTTTGTTATCTGGCAAGGTTTTTCACAAGACGACATTACACGAGTCCAATTTCATCATTCGTTGGTGGATGTCCATAGGGGAGTGTTATATATATTATAATCTATGTGGCTGTCCACGTAATTACTCATTAGTTATGTACTATGATGTAAACTCTATCTCTATATAAGGAGGCTAATGAGAATGAATGAGAACACTTTTATTTCCTCCCAACACTATTCTCTTATCGTTTCTTTACTTTATAACAATATTACAATTTTGCACCGGAGGGGTTATATCACCCATATTCCGGGCTACATAAGAAAAGGAAACAACGGATAATCTTTTTTCCTAATAAAAAAAATAGTGGATAATCTTTATTTGTTTTTCTTTTAAATGAATAATATTTATTAGCTTATAAGACCGATATTATGTCTAGTTAAGTAGGAGCAAAACATTAAATACAAGCTCAAAGTGCCATTTTAAAAAAAATAAAGTGTAAAAAGTTAAAGTCTGAAAATGCGGACAACCTATAACTAAAGGCTAGTGTTATTAACACACCCCATCTATTTTTCTATTCACATTTTAATTTTATTTACAAACTTGTCACTTGAATTTGTTTCATGATTGGTTCTCATTATAGATATGGTGTGTTAATAACACAAAAAGATGTGTTAATAACACTAGCCTAACTAAAAACTGGGAAGGAAGTATGAAAAAAGAAACTAACAACACAATCCTAATACGCTTTGGGCCTAAAGACCACTTATGAAACCCAGTAAATTATAAGCCAAAACAACCGATTTCCCAAACCCATCAAACAACCTGACCAAGCCATCCATCCCACCGGGAGAACTCCAACGTTTTTCACGCCTAATCCAATACGATCATCGACTGGACATGCCAATTTAATTCTCATCTTGTTGATAAGTTGATTTTGTTCCTTTTAACCGAAACTTCTACCACGTTCCTTTACTCAATACCCATATATATGTTATGTATTTTTTATTTATTTTTTGATAATATATGGGTTACCTTATGGCCCCATTTGTATAGTAGGAAATTATGGTATAGAAATGGAATTAGTTTCATTTTTCATTCTAAAGTGATGTTTGGTTGTAAATAAAGGTTGGAAAGGAAACAAAAAATTAGAAATGACTGGAAATTTACTCCTTCATAAAGCTTGAATTGAATTACCTAGTAATGAGTGGTATTCTATTTACATTCCCACCGTGAAAAGTAAATTACTAAAATTAGCCATCTAAAAAATTTATATTTCCTTAAATACATCACATATCCAATTAGTAAAAGGGTGTTATTGGAAAATAAAGCTTTCAATTTCATTATTATGATTTATTAAATATTGTGTAATATGAATGGAAATAAATTACTAACTTAATTAAAATATCAACCAAACACCTACATGAAAATATCAAAACCTTTTCCATTCCATATCAGTATGGAAAGGAAAATAAATCATTTCTCTATCT
This genomic interval carries:
- the LOC101291429 gene encoding exonuclease 1-like, producing MGITGLIEELGSTVVRDTTLDQLGLSGKKVGIDAMIWLVAVKELLIKKEPRVTLLPREERERIQADRFMAYCERMFELLKKRNIKYMLVFDGNATPRKTEIQLLKKKIQEGRCDSDGDEKVNYDKPKSMFIPDRERVRKWFIKEDVEFIVAPYEADAQLTYLAIKGKIDAVITEDTDLIPFGCPRVIFKLDADTLTCQDYAFNRLKYHKKYRTFIQKMLLEMCIIIGCDYLPNLEGTGKSRASDAVLKRPSYIDLIPYYENPLKLRIGAEKYETCKEVILKEFQKAIKAYTYQQVYDPDSHTCERLSHMDLKYNLLREDADKILGPCLKDEAVHIIATGIKSSEIEKTYIVENTSDKRAGAKRKPSPFITGHFKRLDDSIDGKRRNRES